The Coregonus clupeaformis isolate EN_2021a chromosome 35, ASM2061545v1, whole genome shotgun sequence genome includes the window ggaggcagtgacagggcgaatctgcaggttaggagaggaggccaccaggttacggaggctattggtccagagggagcaggagttatttggtcagagggaggagctacaggaggctataagggagaaggagagtgtagaggcacggcgagaggagctggttaggcagcagaaggagggGGGTTTATGAGGGAACCCAGTCCCGTTCCTCGCACCAAGgaagtggtgcgtgtcaccagtccggtccggcccgttcctgatccccgcactaagccagtggtgcgtgttcccagtacggcccgacccattcctgcttcccgcacaaggccagtggtgtgtgttcccagtacggtccggcccgttcctgctccccgcactaagctagtggtgcgtgttcccagtacggcccgacccattcctgcttcccgcaccaggccagtggtgtgtgttcccagtacggtccggcccattcctgctccccgcattaagccagtggtgcgtgttcccagtacggcccgacccattcctgctccccgcattaaGCCAGTgctgcgtgttcccagtacggcccgacccgttcctactccccgcactaagccagtggtgtgtgttcccagtacggtccggcccgttcctgctccccgcattaagccagtggtgcgtgttcccagtacggcccgacccgttcctgctccccgcactaagccagtggtgtgtgttcccagtacggtccggcccgttcctgctcctcgcatcaagccagtggtgcgcgtcgccagcccggtccggcctgttcctgtccctcgcaccaagccagtggtgcgcgtcgccagcccggcccggcctggcctgttcctgctccccgcactaagccagtggtgtgtgttcccagtacggtccggcccgttcctgctcctcgcatcaagccagtggtgcgcgtcgccagcccggtccggcctgttcctatccctcgcaccaagccagtggtgcgcgtcgccagcccggcccggcctgttcctgtccctcgctccaagccagtggtgcgcgtcgccagcccggtctggcccgttcctgaccctcgcaccaagccagtggtgcgcgtcgccagcccggtctggcccgttcctgaccctcgcaccaagccagtggtgcgcgtcgccagcccggtccggcctgttcctgtccctcgcaccaagccagtggtgcgcgtcgccagtccggtacggcccgttcctgctccccgcaccaagccagtggtgcgcgtcgtcagcccggtccggcccgttcctgctccccgcaccaagccagtggtgcgtgtgtccagtccggcacggcccgtgcctgttccaccggtgcctagtccggcaccggtcagctgctccactccggagccagagcaatccgctccaccggggttcagtccagctccggtcagcggctccactccggagccagagcaatccgctccaccggtgcctgatccagctccagtcagtggttccagtccagacccagacgtcagcccctctccaggttcggggtctcccacaccagggtccagacagggcttggtacgtcgtgggaggaaggagagggaaagctgcgcgccgaggtccagaccagaccaggggcgcaacagggaggtggagagtaagtggtggtcacgcccggagccggatccgcctccgaggcggagtgcccacccggcccctaccctgttatgtttatgtggcgcggtcggagtccgcacctttgggggggggggtactgtcacgccctgactctgaggacttgtatttgttgagtcagggtgtgtattttctgtgttgtgtttgctatgtcgatgttctatgtttaagatctagaatgtgtagatctatgttggcctgtgtggttcccaatcagaggcagctgttgctcgttgtctctgattggggacaatacttaggcagccttttggcacctgttagttgtgggatcttgttccgtgtgaggtatgttatttgcctaccttggacttcacgtttcgtttgttgtttttgttgtgtgtttattcgcttaataaacatgtatgcttatcacgctgcgccttggtccttctcgttcgtaaacgatcgtgacacaatgacaaaacaaatatttaaataaATTATTTTGGGGGGAAATTATACCATCACCTAAAAAGGCACTTTGGAGACTGTAAGTGCAAAGGGGCATGTGCTCTGTACAGGCAGAGCCCTATCTGTGTGCATGCCTGAGTTACAGTTAAGTAAGGAGTTTGTAAAATTCTGTTTAGCTAAAGAGTTGTTTGTTTTTCAGGATGAAGATTCGAAGGCACAAGTTATTTTTCTGCTGCGCGTTGGCTCTGTGTGTCCTCTCCCAGCTGCACTACTACTCTGTCAATGCCCTGAGCTTCCTCTGGAGAGGGAAGGGGAACCCTTCATACAATGCTCACCCAGAGAGGTGGCCTCTCCAATGGCCTGTACCCTTTGACACTGGCCTGTGGGAACCAGGGGAATACCGGGAGGAAAAGGGGAATGCAGAGGTGGGTGAGGTGAGGGGGCAGATTACACGACTTTCCCTATACATTGTTTTGGGTCTATATGACATTGTCATTGATATGTTTCATTTTACTCCTATTGTTCTCCCACTCAGGACCCATGGGGCAAGGAGCAGCCTGACTCAGGGAATGTAAACAGAATGACGGTCACTTTCCCAGACCCCAAAGGGCCAAGGAGGGAACTTCACAAACAGAGCTTCCATCTTCGCGATGACCCCACCCTGTTCTTTGTGCACACCAAGTCTGGAGCATACTGCTTCAGAGAGGGGACAGAAATGACTTCTCTCAAAGACCACTTAGGACAAAAGGTCCAGGCGGCCGGAGAGGGCCAGCGTAAGATCCTGCAAGCAAACCAAGAGGAACCCAAGTCAGCCCAAGGGAAATCAGCCTGGGGGAAGAGGCTGGTGAAGTGTATGTGTCGCCCAGGCTGGCACGGCCCTCACTGTGGCATCCCAACCATGGTGCAACACTCCAACCTGCCCACTAAGGGGCGTCTGACACCCAGAAAGGTTCCTCGGAGGGTCATCAATGCCATTAATATCAACCACGAGTTTGACCTCCTCCACGCCCGCTTTCACGAGTTGGCCGACACAGTGGACCTCTTCCTGGTGTGTGAGTCAAACTTCACGGCCTACGGAAATTCCAAGCCACTACACTTCCTGCGCCTTCTGCTCAACGGGACCTACGACTATGTGCACAATAAGATCCTCTATGTATTACTCGATCACTTCCCTAAAGGTGGCCAGCAGAACGGGTGGATTGCTGACGACTACCTGCGAACGTTTCTAAGCCGTGACGGGATGTCCAGGGTGCAAGGCGCCAGGCCGGATGATGTCTTCCTCATCAACGACGCAGACGAGATCCCGGCCCGCGAGGGCATCCTCTTCCTCAAACTCTACGACGGCTGGACGGAACCTGTGTCCATCCATATGAGAAAGTCCCTTTATGGTTTCTTCTGGAGGCAGCCCGGGACGCTGGACGTCCTCTCCGCCTGCACCGTCGCAATGCTCTTCGCTGTCTACAATGGAGACGGGATATCACTGAGGCGCAGGGAATACTTCTCCATGCCGGGTTTCCAGAACTACCAGAGGAAGAGTGGACACATCCTGGTGCAGTGGTCCATTGGGAGCCCCGTCCACTACGCAGGCTGGCACTGTTCCTGGTGCTTCAGACCAGAGGGAATCTCCCAAAAGCTAATCTCTGCCCAGAATGGAGACTTCCCCCGCTGGGGAGACTATGTGGAAAAACGAGACCTGAACTACATCAAGGGCTTGATCCGGACTGGGGGATGGTTCGATGGCTCGGTGGGGGAGTACCCACCTACAGACCCGAAAGAGCCTATGTACTCACCCAAATATCTATTAAAGAACTTTCAGCTGTATCGCTACGTACTTGATAACCCATATGCCTTATTCTGGTAGAAAACCGGTGAGGATTCTTTTCTCATTGTTGATTTCAATGGAAGGAATATTAACTTCAAGGGGTGTTGCCTGAACAACATCTCTCTGATGTCTGGATCTATGAAACCTCCACCTTCCCCTCTAATTGAAGGGCAGGCCGTCCACTTCCTGTCTAAAGACGAAGTAACTAGCAGGTGAGAGGAGGAATGAAGAAGGAAATCTGAGGGTGATTTAACTGCTGTCTATCTTGTGAGGGTTTTGCACCGTTCTTATTAGACTCATTCTATCCAACTCTGTCCCTTTTTGATCACAATATTAATAGTTTAACAATAGTTTAACAATCTGCCTCATCTGCTACAGAGTATTCAAAGACCGGATTCCAGTTGGGACATGATGACTGTTGACTTTTGTACAGTATCTAACTGTAGACGGGATGGCAGACATATATAAGTATAAATAAGACAGTATATATGTATAGTAGATCTATCTGGCCAGTGATACTGTAGTTTTCCTTCATTCAGATCAACAATGTGCTTCTAGTGCCACCAGTGTTGTGTTTCCAGCGACCTTTATGAAGAGAGACCTGAAAAACGATCAGTGCACTTTTCTGTGGTGGTGGTAAAACTGTGTTACTGTGCTGAAAGGGTTGTTCGAACACCACAGGGAAATATAGGGGGAAAGGGAAAGTCTGTTTTATATTGTTTAATACAAATCCAGGTATCCCTCACTAATGCACTATAGGCTTATCTTAGCCGTCGCTTACTTTGATTACACAACTATCTCATAGCCTTCTTGCAAACAGATCATTTACGGTGTATGAATGTGAGGCCAAAAAGCATATGATTCTGCCAAACAATTGTCACGATGCTTTTACACAATTTTGTAATCCGtatcctgtcatgagcactctctctccctggtagcaacattaattgcattcaattatcttccactctgctcacctccctctctctactcagcctaactagctccacctgccctgctctgctcttgttacctggccagctgcactgcatttcccactcaccatcctcaccttgcctcactctgttctaattactctgccagctgaactgcatttccccactacctctcccagtatatcaagccctggttttcagccaagccctgtcagatcgtcttctaacccggaccagtaacctgcctgtctgcgctctgactcctgtttgtgataccgatcctttcttgactgcctccttgttctactgccccgtctatcccaacctgccttctggacctcgactactctccgatcttcagcccctccggtctccgaccaccagatgagcgtgcccagacgtttcaccaccctcagcccgatacgccgctccatcactggggacacacacactaagcacttggactggacacccccggacatttggtgacccccggagcacaggtacccacaggaggaccctgaaagacccctgacacccctgggactcctcttcccgcctgtaaccttgaa containing:
- the LOC121551725 gene encoding beta-1,4-mannosyl-glycoprotein 4-beta-N-acetylglucosaminyltransferase-like, yielding MKIRRHKLFFCCALALCVLSQLHYYSVNALSFLWRGKGNPSYNAHPERWPLQWPVPFDTGLWEPGEYREEKGNAEVGEDPWGKEQPDSGNVNRMTVTFPDPKGPRRELHKQSFHLRDDPTLFFVHTKSGAYCFREGTEMTSLKDHLGQKVQAAGEGQRKILQANQEEPKSAQGKSAWGKRLVKCMCRPGWHGPHCGIPTMVQHSNLPTKGRLTPRKVPRRVINAININHEFDLLHARFHELADTVDLFLVCESNFTAYGNSKPLHFLRLLLNGTYDYVHNKILYVLLDHFPKGGQQNGWIADDYLRTFLSRDGMSRVQGARPDDVFLINDADEIPAREGILFLKLYDGWTEPVSIHMRKSLYGFFWRQPGTLDVLSACTVAMLFAVYNGDGISLRRREYFSMPGFQNYQRKSGHILVQWSIGSPVHYAGWHCSWCFRPEGISQKLISAQNGDFPRWGDYVEKRDLNYIKGLIRTGGWFDGSVGEYPPTDPKEPMYSPKYLLKNFQLYRYVLDNPYALFW